In Zingiber officinale cultivar Zhangliang chromosome 6A, Zo_v1.1, whole genome shotgun sequence, a single genomic region encodes these proteins:
- the LOC121994429 gene encoding uncharacterized protein LOC121994429, with protein MESNKGGLKGFWKRRGYHRSDGGVTSRRRLIDTVELGGGGERIPPRRSRRARLSRIKIYPRIAFLRLRRAASPRRILGRIRDAYVRMMLKLSNAFPRDIYGEEGFGMQPMGKEYDEKVLFETYKAVMSSSACTASVAGLAMPF; from the coding sequence ATGGAGTCCAACAAGGGCGGCCTCAAGGGATTCTGGAAGCGGCGTGGCTACCACCGGAGTGACGGAGGCGTTACTTCCCGCAGGCGCCTCATCGACACCGTGGAGCTCGGCGGAGGGGGAGAAAGGATCCCCCCGCGCCGCAGCCGCCGCGCTCGGCTCTCACGGATCAAGATCTACCCCCGCATCGCCTTCCTGCGCCTCCGCCGGGCAGCTTCCCCCAGACGGATCCTCGGCCGGATCCGCGACGCCTACGTGCGGATGATGCTCAAGCTCTCCAATGCCTTCCCCCGCGACATCTACGGCGAGGAGGGGTTTGGGATGCAGCCGATGGGGAAAGAATACGACGAGAAGGTGCTCTTCGAGACCTACAAGGCGGTCATGAGCAGCTCGGCGTGCACTGCCTCCGTGGCCGGCCTTGCGATGCCCTTCTAG